The Acidipropionibacterium virtanenii DNA segment AGGGAGGCGACAGTCATGAACGTCGAGGACATGTACCAGGAGATCATCCTCGATCACTACCGGGAGAAGCACCATGCGGGGCTTCGCGAGGATTTCACGGCCCAGGTGACCCAGGTGAACCCGTCCTGCGGGGACGAGCTGCTGCTGCGGCTGCACCTGGACGGGGAGCGGATCCGCGACATCTCCTACGACGCCGTGGGCTGCTCGATCTCGCAGGCCTCCACCTCGGTGATGACCGACCTGGTGATCGGCAAGACCGTCGAGGAGGCGCAGCAGCTCTACCGGGGCTTCCAGGAGATGATGCGCTCCCACGGGGACCAGTCCCTGGACGAGGACCTGTACGAGGACGCGGTGGCCTTCGAGGGGGTGGCCAAGCTGATGGCGCGGGTCAAGTGCGCCATGCTCGGCTGGTCGGCCCTGGAGGAGAGCCTCATGGAGGCTGAACAGAACAGCGACACGGCTTCGGCCGGTGCGCCGACGAAGGGAGAGACAGCATGAGCGAGGAGACGACCGAGGGGACCAGGCCGTCGGACCTGGTGCGCGACACCCTTCCCGATGAGGAGTCAACGCCCCAGCCCGATCAGGGTTCGGCGCCGACCGTGTCCCTGCCGACGGTCGATGACGTCGTCGAGGCGATGAAGGACGTCATCGATCCCGAGCTGATGGTCAATGTGGTGGATCTGGGCTTGGTCTACGGCATCCAGATCGACGACGACGCCAATGTCACCATCGACATGACGCTGACCAGCCCGACCTGCCCGCTGACCGACCGTCTGGAGTACGACACCCAGACGGTGTTGGAGGGGATCGTCAACAGTGTGGCGATCAACTGGGTGTGGCTGCCGCCGTGGGGCCTGGAGAGGATCACCCCCGACGGACGCCAGCAGCTGCAGGCGATCGGCTTCAACGTCTGATCTCAGCCGTTGACCTTCAGCGACATGAGGTCTTCGACGGAGTAGGTGTGTGCCCCGGACGGACCCAGTGAGGCGGTGGACATGGGGACGCCGGGCCCCAACGGGGTGGCGGTGTCGCCCGTGACGGTGAAGACTCCGTTGGCTCCGCCCTCGATCTGGTAGATGTTGCCGTACTGCTGAAGGTCGGCGCGCGACTTCTTGGCGAGTCTCCTGACGAAGATCAGATACGACGTGCCGGTCGTGGCCTTCGCCAACTTCTCGGAGTGGGCGTTGTGCTCGCCATTCTCCCCGGTCGTGTCAACGGTCAGAGTTGTGGGCAGCGACGAGGTGGAGCGGTCGATGCGGAAGGTGCCCAGGCGGGTGCCGTCCACCTGGTTGAATGCGCTGAATCGGCCGATGACGACGGCGTTGCTGGTGGACCCGATGGCCTTCACGGAATCGTAGACCGGCCCGTCGTATCCGCCCGTGTGAGCGCTGGTGAAGGCGCAGGCCGAAAGGCCGATGGTGGAGAGAAGCACCAGAGCACCGAGAGTTCGGCGTCGAACAATGAGCGCGGGCATGAGTCCCTCCGGCGCTAGGGGATCCCTGGGAGCCTATGGAGGGAGCGTACGTGGCCCGTCCAGGGTCAGTGCGGGGTACAGGGCGATCGTGATGAGACCGATATCTCAGCCGAGCGCGACGCAGCTGCTGTAGGCGAGGTCGATCCTCTCCTTGCGGCGCGGTCGATCAGCGTTGCGTGGCAGGTCGGGCGCCTTTTCGGGGAGCTTGAGAGTGCGTCCTCGGGTGACTCGCCAGGATTGCCCCAGGCGGTTGGTCCACTGGTAGACGCCGGGTGTCGGCTGCGTCACTTTCCAGACGCCGGCGGTCTTGGCCCGGTGCTCCCGCCGGCCCAGCGGGCCGAGGTTGGAGATCCTTGTCTGGCCCGGTGGGGCCGGTGATCCGGGGGTGGATCTGCGGTAGGGCACGGTGTGGTCCAGGTCTGCGGTGCGGGATCTGGCGGTGGAGAAGGGGAAGACGGAGCAGTCCTCTCGGATGATCAACTGCCGGCGGATGCGGTCTGGGATCTCGTACCCGTCCACCGCGGGATCACCGGCCAGGTCCACCACGGGCAGCGTCCGGATGCGGTGATGACCCAGCAGATGAGCCAACTGATCGACCAGCACCGGACCGACATCCCCACCCCGGGCGAGGACCCTGGCCACATGCGCGCCGTCGCTGGCCGCTGTGTCGAGGGCTTCGGCGGCGATGTGGACCACGACGTCGGCCAGAGGCAGGGCCGCGGTGCTGTCCCCGGTGGATTCATCGGTGGTGGTGGGCGTGACGAGTTCCTCCAGGGCCCGGGCCGCCAGGACCGGCAGCGGCTCGGTGGCGCCGGCCTTCCTCATCCGACTCGTGATCCGGGTGATGGCGGCCTGCAGCTGCAGGGCGGCGCCGGTGTCGATGAGTCCGCCGATGGCCGAGGTGCCGTCCCCCAGGTGGCGGATCGACAGGAACCGGTCCCGTCGGGCGATCTCGGCGCGCCGTCGCGCCAGGTCGGCGTCGGCGCGCATGATCAATCCCTGCAGGCGGCGTCGGATCCTCGGCCAGGGAGCGACGCCCCAAGCGTCGGCGAGCTTGGCGTCGACCGATCGGGCGGCCTCGGCGGACAGCTCCTCGGCCGCCTGGGTGACTTTGCGGGCCTGCCACGCTTCGACCCGGAGGTCGTCGACCGCATTCCACAGGTGGGGGTGGCGGCTTCGCAGGTTGGCGACGTCATGGACCAGGCTCCAGGCCGCCGGCTCCCCCAGACCCAGCAGCGCACCGACCTCCAGGGCCACGAACTCGCCCACGGCACCGGCCCCCTCGGCCCCCGCTGGCACGACCCGTTCGGCGGCCGGAGTGTCCAGTGGTGTGGGTGCGGGATAGGTGTCGATCATCGCGGCGACGGCGATGAGCCGGTCGGCCTCGGCGCGACGCACGGCGGTATCGGCGTCGACCAGCCGGTCGCTCGCCGCCCTGAACCGCGTCATCGCCTCCATGGACCAAGGCAACCAGGCAGGTGTGACAGTTTCCCCCGACAGAACCACCAAAATCTCAGAATGTGGACACCACTTTTCTGAGGATTCTGGAAGACCCCTTCAGTCGCCCAGGTTGTTGGTGGCAAAGGTGTCGCAGGACTTGAGGCTCGCGGCGTTGAACCCCTTCTGGGTCCAGTAGACGCGCATCTTCGAGGACCCGTGGGTCCAGGCGTCCTGGTTCACCTGACCCGAGGACTGCTTCTGGATGTGGTCGTCGCCGACCGCCTTGGCGGCGTTGACGATCTTCGTGATGTCGGCCGAGGTGACGTTCTCGATGAGGTCGTCGGGGTTGTCGGCGGCCCACTTGAGGTAGGCGCCGGCGTAGCAGTCGGCCTGCAGCTCCAGGCGGACCGAGGGGGAGTGGGGGCCGGTCTGGTTGCCGGCCGCATGGGCCTTGGCCATGGTGCCGAGCAGATCCTGGGCGTGGTGGCCGTACTCGTGGGCGATGACGTAGGCCTCGGCGGCCGTCGACGTCTCGGTGCCCAACTGGTTCAGGAGCTGGGAGAGGAAGCTCGTGTCGAGGTAGACGAGCTTGTCACCGGAGCAGTAGAAGGGACCCCCCTCGGCGGTGGCCGATCCGCAGGCCGTGGAGATGGAGTTGCTGAAGGGTTTGGTGCGGGCCTTGGTGTACCCCGACAGTTGCTCGCCCCAGTACTGGTTGATGCTGGTGGCGTAGGCGGCCCAGCGGCAATTCGGGTCGCGATCGGCGTCGGCGCCGGTGCGGCAGGTCGACGAGGAGGTCGAGGTCGGCGCGGCCTGGGATCCGTCGTCGGTGCCGAGGATGTCGCCGGGGTTGATGCCGAAGAGCAGGGCGAGGATGAGCACGACGATGCCGGCCCCGCCACCCAGGGCGATCTTCCCGCCGCCACCGCGCCCCGGCCCGCCGGCGCTGCTGTCGATCGCGTCGGAGTCGATCTTCGCGTCGTCCTTGAAGTCCATGGGTCCTCCGGGTCAGTCCGTGGCCGCTGCCCGCCACGCGGCGAACTGCTCGGCCACGGCAGGATACCCGAGTTGCCCACCCGCCACCGCTATGACGAGGCGGTAGGCGTCGTCGTCGGGCACATCCAGACGGACCCCGTTGAGCACGTAGAAGACCACGGTCGAGAGCCAGCCGATCCGCTTGTTGCCGTCGACCAGAGCATGGTTGCCCACCAGCGACTCCAGCAGAACCGCGGCCTTGGTGTCCAGATCCGGATAGGCCTCCTGACCGAAGGCGCTGGCAAGTGGCCGGTGGGCAGCAGACTCCAACAGCCCGATGTCACGGATCGGACCCACGCCGAGATCCTCGACGAGGTCGAGAACGTCCTCAATGGTGAGGTACTCGATCACTTGCCGAGCCGTTCGAGCACCTCGGCATACCGGTCACGCGCCCAGGCCGACGCCTCGGCCACCCCCGCCTGATGGTGCCGGCGAGAGGCCGCCTCGCGGATCGCCCGCCGGGTGGCCTCCTGTTTGCTGACGCCATCCATCTCGGCCAGCTCGGCCAATGTCTTCTCATCCTCGGCCTCAAGCCGTAGTGTCATCGCCATGACGCGATGATACCGCCGTGACACCACTGAGGCCCGAAAGAGCGGTGTCGAGTTGACGCTGGTCTACCCGCATCGAGTCGACAACGCTGCCGGGGCCGCGGCCAGGGTCAGACGACGAACCAGAAGATGGCGGCGATCACGACAAGCAGCACCGGAAGGGCGACGCTCAGGCCCACGTGCCACTTCCGCGGGAGCCAGATCTGGGACAGGATTCCGATGATCGCTCCCAGCGCCGCGGCGGCCACCGCCGATCCCCAGTAGGTCGCCTCCTCGCCAGGCCGGCAACCGGCGACCGTGGAACCGCACAGGCTCCACCAGCCCAGATAGCCGAAGACCCCCAGGCCGAGGACGGCCACGACGATCCCGATGATCACCAGAACGGAGTAGCGTCGCCACGCCTTGGCGTCGGCGACGAGCTCCTCCTCATTCTCGGGGGCTGCGCGTCGGGGGCTTGACATGCCACCCATTGTGCCAACTGTTCGGCCATCGGGTGGGGAAGGCCCGTCCGGTGGCGCGCCGTGGACGGGTGAGGCATCCTTTCGCAGCGCTGCGATACTGCCCACATGGCCGATGAACTCTCCGGGATCCGGATCCTCCGTCGTCGCCTCGAGGAGATGGATGCGGTGATGCTGTACCGGCTGCTGTGGATGCGCAGCCGAGTCTTCAACGGCGAGCAGCACGCCACCGACGACGATCTTGACGGGCGCGACCTCGAACCGTCGTCGAGCCTCATGTGGGCCCAGCGGGACGGTCTCCCGATCGCCTCCCTGCGGCTCCTGGATGAGGACGGCACCACCGTCATCGGCCGGCTGGTCACCGAGCCGGAGTATCGGGGCCGGGGAATCGCCGGCGCTCTGCTGAGGGATGTCCTGGACGTCACCGAAGGGCCGCTGGTGCTCCACGCCCAGGCGCATCTCGCAGACTGGTACGCCCGTTTCGGATTCATCGTCGACGGGCCCGAGTTCATGGAGGCCGGCATTCCGCATGTGCCCATGCGGATGACGCGGTGAGCGGACATTCGACCGAGCATTTGGCAGTCCGCCCCGGTCGGGGCACGATTGTCCGGTGCTGCAGGTCAATGATGTGGAGGTCCGGATCGGGGCCCGTTTGCTCCTCAACCCGGTGAGTTTCCAGGTCGCCCCCGGGGACAAGATCGGTCTGGTCGGGCGCAACGGCGCCGGGAAGACCACCCTCACCAAGATTCTGGCGGGGGAGGGGATGCCCACCTCCGGTACGGTGAAGCGCACCGGGGAACTCGGCTACCTGCCCCAGGATCCCCGCGATCCGGATCTCAGCCAGCTGGCCAAGGACCGGATCCTCTCGGCCCGCGGCCTGTCCCACATCCTCGAGAAGATGCAGAAGCTCGAGGATCAGATGTC contains these protein-coding regions:
- a CDS encoding metal-sulfur cluster assembly factor; this translates as MSEETTEGTRPSDLVRDTLPDEESTPQPDQGSAPTVSLPTVDDVVEAMKDVIDPELMVNVVDLGLVYGIQIDDDANVTIDMTLTSPTCPLTDRLEYDTQTVLEGIVNSVAINWVWLPPWGLERITPDGRQQLQAIGFNV
- a CDS encoding type II toxin-antitoxin system death-on-curing family toxin; this translates as MIEYLTIEDVLDLVEDLGVGPIRDIGLLESAAHRPLASAFGQEAYPDLDTKAAVLLESLVGNHALVDGNKRIGWLSTVVFYVLNGVRLDVPDDDAYRLVIAVAGGQLGYPAVAEQFAAWRAAATD
- the ypfJ gene encoding KPN_02809 family neutral zinc metallopeptidase gives rise to the protein MDFKDDAKIDSDAIDSSAGGPGRGGGGKIALGGGAGIVVLILALLFGINPGDILGTDDGSQAAPTSTSSSTCRTGADADRDPNCRWAAYATSINQYWGEQLSGYTKARTKPFSNSISTACGSATAEGGPFYCSGDKLVYLDTSFLSQLLNQLGTETSTAAEAYVIAHEYGHHAQDLLGTMAKAHAAGNQTGPHSPSVRLELQADCYAGAYLKWAADNPDDLIENVTSADITKIVNAAKAVGDDHIQKQSSGQVNQDAWTHGSSKMRVYWTQKGFNAASLKSCDTFATNNLGD
- a CDS encoding GNAT family N-acetyltransferase; this translates as MADELSGIRILRRRLEEMDAVMLYRLLWMRSRVFNGEQHATDDDLDGRDLEPSSSLMWAQRDGLPIASLRLLDEDGTTVIGRLVTEPEYRGRGIAGALLRDVLDVTEGPLVLHAQAHLADWYARFGFIVDGPEFMEAGIPHVPMRMTR
- the sufU gene encoding Fe-S cluster assembly sulfur transfer protein SufU, with product MNVEDMYQEIILDHYREKHHAGLREDFTAQVTQVNPSCGDELLLRLHLDGERIRDISYDAVGCSISQASTSVMTDLVIGKTVEEAQQLYRGFQEMMRSHGDQSLDEDLYEDAVAFEGVAKLMARVKCAMLGWSALEESLMEAEQNSDTASAGAPTKGETA
- a CDS encoding ribbon-helix-helix protein, CopG family, which codes for MAMTLRLEAEDEKTLAELAEMDGVSKQEATRRAIREAASRRHHQAGVAEASAWARDRYAEVLERLGK